Genomic segment of Cytobacillus suaedae:
GGAAACATTCATTATGTATCCAAAAAACTAAAGTATGTAGTTATATATATAAATATGGAAGATCTAGACCATACGATAACTAAGTTAAAGGCATTTTCCTTTGTAAAGAAAGTAGAACCTTCCTATAAACCTTTTTTAAAGATGGAGTTTGAAAATGCAAGACCAGATAAAGCCAAAGAATACGATTATAAAGTTGGATTATAAAAAATAGGGCTGTCCAAAAAGTCAAACAGAGTGACTTTTAGGGCAGCCCTATTCTTTTGAAATTTAATTTAGGTTAGAACTAGTTATTTTGTCCGTTGATTTCCGGTCCAGGCACTTGCTTTCCGCGGGGAATTATGAAAAAGCCAAACTACCGGCTTTTCAAGGGCGAATTCCCATCGGGGAGGAAGTCGAGCCTCCTCGACGTTCCGTCTGTGGGGTCTCGACCTTTCCTCTACTTCTGAGCAGGAGTCAAGTGCCTTCCCCTCCAATCAACTCTTTTAAATTGTATACAGAGAAGCAAACTCCTTTTATTCAATGTACTCCTCGAACAATACCTTACTCATTTATTGCATAGGTGGGATGTATCGGTTCATTCTAAGGATGCCAATTAAGTGTTGAAAGTATAGTTCTTTTTCTCCAAACATTGAGGAATGTTTAACATCAAAGGAGATGATGTTTTTTTCTACTTCATTAGCTAATTGGGCAAATAGCTCATACCTCTTATTGGGTGTTACTTCATGATTTGGAATGCCTTCTCGACAAATGTAAAGTGCTTGGAATTTTCCTGGGTCAGTAGGGTTTAATGCTACGATAAATGAGGATAAATCCCGTCCATTATGTTTTGTATTTAAAACAAACATTCTTGAAACTCGATGTTTGTTTGCTCTAGTCAGTTCGATTAGCTCATAAATATCTGAATAGCCTTCGCCAAGTTCAATAAATCGTTGAATCATTTTCATGTCCTCCTCTTTTTTCTCCCACATTACTTTA
This window contains:
- a CDS encoding methylthioribose kinase: MIQRFIELGEGYSDIYELIELTRANKHRVSRMFVLNTKHNGRDLSSFIVALNPTDPGKFQALYICREGIPNHEVTPNKRYELFAQLANEVEKNIISFDVKHSSMFGEKELYFQHLIGILRMNRYIPPMQ
- a CDS encoding YlbG family protein, which produces MFGNRQGIIVYLHSLKQVKMLRRFGNIHYVSKKLKYVVIYINMEDLDHTITKLKAFSFVKKVEPSYKPFLKMEFENARPDKAKEYDYKVGL